One genomic segment of Desulfomicrobium sp. ZS1 includes these proteins:
- a CDS encoding sensor histidine kinase KdpD has protein sequence MQPSLHARKHIKAHLLERLAGCADDDSAAARSTALNLFFEASFEFESLRDLKSLCVLVPDVCLKTPASLYMRGPKDTLRLRRTTSTHGPRLVTFPEPSCPDPVAITRRDGLTAVPICETGPEPKLLGMLCLHKDLRPAEETFYLEFARSVAQLMAVKQVAIINRQRLTFINNLVRDIGHNVIVPNMHFKLLFLQMEKQLERLGRIVDSLAPIHSDTSDREVRRELAAMTKELLQRQKSISRRFQQSSLFLESLLRRSNFEKGRYDLQLRPCKFKSQIFEPQLERFRPLLNAQGISIRIAPDVRIDEDIVLEADLGLIAQVFANLLSNAVKYTMSMPTESGREEKLVIYGWESKPHAFGPGQPGIELYIRTTGQEIPSQDWPQLFDADFRSSATDNVEGSGHGLFFVKQIVELHNGRVAYSYAVPMNTFSIILPCRSNSQASMEPGSCHSPS, from the coding sequence ATGCAGCCCTCGCTTCACGCACGCAAACACATAAAAGCGCATCTTCTTGAGCGCCTTGCCGGCTGCGCCGACGATGACAGCGCCGCGGCCCGAAGCACGGCGCTGAATCTCTTTTTCGAAGCCAGCTTCGAATTCGAATCCCTGCGTGACTTGAAATCGCTTTGCGTGCTCGTGCCCGATGTATGCCTTAAGACTCCAGCATCCCTGTACATGCGCGGCCCCAAAGACACGCTGCGGCTACGGCGGACCACCAGCACGCATGGGCCCAGGCTCGTCACCTTTCCCGAACCCTCCTGTCCCGACCCGGTGGCCATCACGCGACGTGACGGCCTGACCGCCGTTCCCATTTGCGAAACCGGACCCGAACCCAAACTGCTGGGTATGCTGTGCCTGCACAAGGACCTGCGCCCGGCCGAGGAAACCTTCTATCTGGAGTTCGCCCGCAGCGTCGCCCAGCTCATGGCTGTGAAGCAGGTAGCCATCATCAACCGCCAGCGTCTGACTTTCATCAACAATCTGGTGCGCGATATCGGACACAACGTCATTGTGCCCAACATGCATTTCAAGCTGCTCTTCCTGCAGATGGAAAAGCAGCTTGAGCGCCTCGGCCGCATAGTGGATTCCCTGGCCCCCATACACTCCGACACTTCGGACCGGGAAGTCCGCCGAGAGCTTGCGGCCATGACCAAGGAATTACTGCAAAGGCAGAAAAGCATCTCCAGACGGTTCCAGCAATCGAGCCTGTTTCTGGAAAGCCTGCTCAGGCGCAGCAACTTCGAGAAAGGAAGATACGACCTGCAGTTGCGGCCCTGTAAATTCAAGAGCCAGATCTTCGAGCCGCAGCTCGAACGCTTCCGCCCACTGCTGAACGCCCAGGGAATCTCCATCCGCATCGCCCCGGACGTGCGCATCGACGAAGACATCGTCCTGGAGGCCGATCTTGGGCTGATCGCACAGGTTTTTGCCAACCTGCTATCCAATGCGGTCAAATACACCATGTCCATGCCGACAGAATCCGGCCGGGAAGAAAAGCTGGTCATTTACGGCTGGGAATCAAAGCCGCATGCTTTTGGTCCTGGGCAACCGGGGATCGAGCTTTACATCCGCACCACGGGACAGGAAATCCCCAGCCAGGACTGGCCGCAACTTTTCGATGCGGATTTTCGCAGCAGCGCCACGGATAATGTCGAGGGCTCCGGTCACGGCCTTTTCTTTGTCAAACAAATCGTCGAGTTGCACAATGGGCGGGTCGCCTACTCCTACGCCGTGCCCATGAACACGTTCAGCATCATTCTGCCCTGCCGCAGCAATTCCCAAGCATCAATGGAGCCAGGGTCATGCCACAGTCCATCCTGA
- a CDS encoding response regulator, with protein sequence MPQSILIIEDDEHLRGSITTSLEDAGFKVHGAAEAGVAMDLFVQLAPDLVLLDLVISGDEGMRLLDDMKMTRPSTPVIIVSGRTHITYAIDAFKSGAFDYVTKPILSMDVFINSLRNCLKQSSLRRRIHDTQEHLFRLVQKLPVIIFIINRDLEFEFLNQASTQILGYTPQEILESPRSFLKRVVRKDRRRFMLALKKSLQPEAAEFHFEFRFLHQKGYPVSLMVQSIVPPLMSGSAPDRIEGMIMDMTRNSYLDKLLLQNEKLNMLSAMTEEVAHEIRNPLVSLGGFARQLHNRYPEAMETGVILEECNRLERLLQRITAYLEPMNVTLTCCLLPPTVNFIMRLVSSRLEHKSVSCDIELKDDLPPVLADQEFLHRIFIYLIGHGADIVEQSGSIRITASEANELVIVSLSMEPVHTPVTGHERLIMPFEDDEMNLAMCLRLVERIGGHLHMERKDSLARLTISMPKCVPSPEDKNLESADDNHRFF encoded by the coding sequence ATGCCACAGTCCATCCTGATCATCGAAGACGACGAGCATCTGCGGGGCTCCATCACCACAAGTCTCGAAGACGCGGGATTCAAGGTCCATGGAGCGGCCGAGGCTGGGGTCGCCATGGACCTTTTCGTGCAGCTGGCACCGGACCTGGTACTCCTCGACCTCGTAATTTCCGGCGACGAGGGCATGAGGCTGCTGGACGACATGAAAATGACCCGGCCATCCACTCCCGTGATCATCGTTTCGGGACGCACGCACATCACCTACGCCATCGACGCCTTCAAATCCGGAGCCTTCGACTATGTGACTAAACCCATCCTCAGCATGGATGTCTTCATAAACAGCCTGCGCAACTGCCTGAAACAGTCAAGCCTGCGGCGGCGCATCCACGATACACAGGAACACCTGTTCAGGCTGGTCCAAAAGCTCCCGGTCATCATTTTCATCATCAACCGTGACCTGGAATTCGAATTTCTAAACCAGGCCTCGACGCAGATCCTCGGGTACACCCCGCAGGAGATTCTCGAATCGCCCAGATCCTTTTTAAAGCGCGTCGTGCGCAAAGACCGCAGACGGTTTATGCTGGCACTGAAAAAAAGCCTGCAGCCGGAAGCTGCCGAGTTTCATTTTGAATTCCGTTTCCTGCACCAGAAGGGGTATCCCGTCTCCCTCATGGTCCAATCCATCGTCCCTCCCCTTATGTCGGGAAGTGCTCCGGACAGGATCGAGGGCATGATCATGGACATGACCCGCAACTCCTACCTGGATAAGCTCCTGCTGCAAAATGAAAAGCTGAACATGCTCAGCGCCATGACCGAAGAGGTTGCTCACGAAATCCGCAATCCCCTGGTCTCCCTCGGCGGCTTTGCGCGCCAATTGCACAATCGCTACCCCGAGGCGATGGAAACCGGAGTCATCCTGGAAGAATGCAACCGCCTTGAACGCCTGCTCCAACGTATCACCGCCTATCTCGAACCCATGAACGTCACGCTGACCTGCTGCCTTCTGCCCCCCACGGTGAACTTCATCATGCGTCTGGTCTCAAGTCGACTTGAACACAAATCAGTCAGCTGCGACATCGAGTTGAAAGACGATCTTCCCCCGGTCCTGGCCGATCAGGAATTCCTGCATCGCATCTTCATCTACCTTATCGGGCATGGCGCCGACATCGTCGAACAATCCGGTTCGATCCGCATCACGGCTTCCGAAGCCAATGAACTGGTCATAGTCAGCCTGTCCATGGAACCTGTCCATACACCGGTAACCGGCCACGAACGACTCATCATGCCCTTTGAGGACGACGAGATGAACCTGGCCATGTGCCTGCGGCTGGTGGAACGCATCGGAGGGCATCTGCACATGGAACGCAAAGATTCCTTGGCCCGCCTGACAATTTCCATGCCCAAGTGCGTGCCCTCTCCCGAAGACAAAAATCTCGAATCGGCAGACGACAACCACAGATTTTTTTGA
- a CDS encoding UTP--glucose-1-phosphate uridylyltransferase: protein MAQNISCVSVDDPKLSTLFKPFALKMEQQGLPPIVINTFKCYFNQFLYGAQGKLSDRDVMAVHDDQLADYDAMEQFKDKGEKALGKTAVIKLNGGLGTSMGLESAKSLIPVKEGLSFLDLILLQATTVRTHYGVDFPQVFMNSFKTHMDTMLKVGDFHNGTTGIDLAFLQHRYPKIMAKDHSPASWPQNPELEWNPPGHGDIYTAMITSGILDALLDKGYLYAFISNSDNLGAIMNRRLLGYMVHHNLPFLMEVARRTEQDKKGGHLCRLRKNKQLALREVAQCPDNEMESFCDIEKYKFFNTNSIWIDLRILQSVFISHRMMPLDLIINPKRLDPRDQSSPKVFQLETAMGSAITNFLNAQAVIVPRKRFAPVKTTNDLLLVMSDCFVRTERETIIPNPDRSAPMPSVSLDENYFKKIDAFLARFPKNPPSLLKCDSLVIEGDVRFEEDVRCVGDVRLVNRGPKQEVIKAGSVLQGETVFA from the coding sequence ATGGCCCAGAATATCAGTTGCGTCAGCGTCGACGACCCCAAACTCTCCACTCTCTTCAAGCCCTTTGCCCTGAAGATGGAGCAGCAAGGTCTGCCGCCCATCGTCATTAACACCTTCAAGTGTTACTTTAACCAATTCCTGTACGGAGCCCAGGGCAAGCTTTCCGACCGCGACGTCATGGCCGTGCATGACGACCAACTGGCAGATTATGATGCCATGGAACAATTCAAGGACAAGGGCGAAAAGGCGCTCGGAAAAACCGCAGTCATAAAGCTCAATGGCGGGCTTGGCACCAGCATGGGCCTGGAGTCGGCCAAGTCGCTTATTCCGGTCAAGGAGGGGCTCAGCTTTCTGGACCTCATCCTGCTGCAGGCCACGACGGTCCGTACCCACTACGGGGTGGATTTTCCGCAAGTCTTCATGAACAGCTTCAAGACGCACATGGACACCATGCTCAAAGTCGGGGACTTTCATAACGGCACGACCGGCATCGACCTCGCTTTTCTGCAGCATCGCTACCCCAAGATCATGGCCAAAGACCACAGCCCCGCATCCTGGCCCCAGAATCCGGAGCTGGAATGGAATCCTCCGGGGCACGGAGACATCTACACCGCCATGATCACGTCAGGCATCCTCGATGCCTTGCTGGACAAAGGCTACCTGTACGCTTTCATTTCCAACTCCGACAATCTCGGGGCCATCATGAACCGCCGCCTGCTCGGCTACATGGTCCACCACAATCTGCCTTTTTTGATGGAAGTCGCCCGTCGCACGGAACAGGATAAAAAAGGCGGACACCTCTGCCGCCTGAGAAAGAACAAGCAACTCGCCCTGCGCGAGGTGGCCCAGTGTCCCGACAACGAGATGGAATCGTTCTGTGACATCGAAAAATACAAATTCTTCAACACCAATTCCATCTGGATAGACTTGCGCATCCTGCAGTCTGTTTTCATCTCGCACCGCATGATGCCGCTTGACCTGATCATAAACCCCAAAAGACTGGATCCTCGCGATCAGTCCTCGCCAAAGGTTTTTCAACTGGAAACGGCAATGGGTTCGGCCATCACCAATTTCCTTAATGCCCAGGCCGTCATCGTGCCCAGAAAACGCTTTGCCCCAGTCAAAACGACAAATGACCTGCTCCTTGTCATGTCCGACTGCTTCGTACGCACGGAGCGCGAGACCATCATCCCCAACCCGGATCGCAGTGCCCCCATGCCGTCCGTCTCTTTGGACGAAAACTACTTCAAGAAAATAGACGCGTTCCTGGCTCGTTTCCCCAAAAACCCGCCATCCCTGCTCAAATGCGACAGCCTCGTGATTGAAGGAGACGTACGCTTCGAGGAAGACGTGCGTTGCGTGGGCGATGTACGCCTCGTCAACAGAGGCCCGAAGCAGGAAGTGATCAAAGCCGGCTCCGTGCTGCAGGGAGAGACCGTCTTTGCGTGA
- a CDS encoding ABC transporter substrate binding protein yields MPSLRAVLLLLILALCPTSALAAKQVFILNSYHPDYKWSSDIMHGLEATLHQYDPEVLIHVEHMDTKRNLDPAYLAGLPRFMELKYAFLRPDLVITVDESAFFFFLEHGARIFPDTPVVFCGVNTNPLPPLPKNMTGVREYSDLNTNVKLMRRLQPQMRELLVIADKTATGVAAVAELRKAVPPDLPLQVLDDAPLPDLVEKVKGISPQTGLLFLLYFQDRDGQVYDATEAISAISGASPVPVYGIWNFLMGHGLFGGYLTNAFEQGRVAGDMAGQILSGKNPADVPVTYDDGIQLEVDMQQMERFGITPDRLPPDTRFFNAKSDTEHEILHLHSYHTGFKWTDDLQAGIRESLDADATKLEMHVEYMDTKRHPEPEFTYFNYTVLREKYLSTNFSVVLTTDDNAFNFARQYRQTLFNNAPIVFCGVNYLADPASLSAQGITGVLESYDIVATVQAAARLLPKAAKLYVINDATPTGIGNHNRFEEVRHLLPDRLDIELLENMSMTRLLERLPSLPPDSFILLMSFNQDRDGNTYSYEESCRKIVNVSPVPVFSFWDFYLGSGSVGGMVTSGRHQGLAAGNLARNILGGQKAEDLPIITKGPNAFIFDADAMKKHGLDFSLLPKGAALINDDSDSSRYTRAVWTITVLMLIIAMLLFIFVFVYRYQHRKRRALEHSVRIDPLTGASTRSAFDSEMPHRLKIATEKNEKFMFCYVDVDKLKQVNDTFGHIHGDTYLKEVVSIIRACIRASDEVYRVGGDEFVLIFPGCGPEELQRIWGQVHAHIDALNNSGKIPYTMGLTHGCTVFNPQEPQDIASLLKKADQSMYRRKQPHSSQP; encoded by the coding sequence TTGCCGTCGCTCCGGGCCGTGCTCCTGCTGCTGATCCTGGCCCTGTGCCCGACAAGCGCCCTTGCGGCCAAACAGGTTTTCATCCTCAACTCCTACCACCCGGACTACAAATGGTCCTCCGACATCATGCACGGTCTGGAGGCAACCCTGCATCAGTATGATCCGGAAGTGCTCATTCACGTCGAGCACATGGACACCAAGCGCAACCTCGATCCCGCCTATCTTGCCGGCCTTCCCAGATTCATGGAACTCAAATACGCTTTCCTGCGCCCCGATCTGGTCATCACGGTGGACGAAAGCGCCTTCTTTTTCTTTCTTGAACACGGAGCACGCATCTTTCCGGACACGCCGGTCGTATTTTGCGGGGTTAACACCAATCCTCTGCCGCCGCTGCCCAAAAATATGACCGGCGTGCGCGAGTACTCGGACCTGAACACGAACGTGAAACTCATGCGCAGGCTGCAGCCGCAAATGCGCGAACTCCTGGTCATTGCGGACAAGACGGCAACGGGCGTTGCCGCCGTGGCCGAGTTGCGCAAGGCCGTCCCGCCGGACCTGCCTTTGCAGGTTCTTGATGACGCGCCCCTGCCGGATCTGGTGGAGAAGGTCAAAGGGATCAGCCCGCAGACGGGACTTCTTTTTCTGCTCTATTTCCAGGACCGCGATGGGCAGGTCTATGACGCGACGGAAGCCATTTCGGCCATTTCCGGGGCCAGTCCCGTGCCGGTTTACGGAATCTGGAATTTTCTCATGGGACATGGGCTTTTCGGCGGATATCTGACCAACGCATTCGAACAGGGCCGGGTGGCAGGCGACATGGCCGGGCAGATCCTGTCCGGAAAAAATCCCGCCGACGTGCCCGTCACCTATGACGACGGGATTCAGCTTGAAGTGGACATGCAGCAAATGGAACGATTCGGAATCACGCCGGACCGGCTGCCCCCGGATACCAGATTCTTCAATGCCAAATCAGATACGGAGCATGAAATTCTGCATCTGCATTCCTACCACACGGGATTCAAGTGGACTGACGACCTTCAGGCCGGAATCAGGGAAAGCCTGGACGCGGACGCCACAAAACTCGAAATGCATGTCGAATACATGGACACCAAACGGCATCCCGAGCCTGAATTCACCTACTTCAACTACACCGTGCTGCGCGAAAAATATCTTTCCACCAATTTCTCCGTCGTGCTGACCACTGACGACAACGCCTTCAACTTTGCGCGCCAGTACCGGCAGACCTTGTTCAACAACGCGCCCATCGTCTTTTGCGGCGTGAACTATCTTGCGGACCCCGCGTCCCTTTCCGCGCAGGGCATTACGGGCGTGCTCGAATCCTACGACATCGTCGCTACGGTGCAGGCCGCAGCCAGGCTCCTGCCCAAGGCCGCGAAGCTCTATGTCATCAACGACGCCACGCCGACCGGCATCGGCAACCACAACCGCTTTGAAGAAGTGCGCCACCTCCTGCCGGACCGGCTCGACATCGAACTGCTCGAGAACATGTCCATGACCCGTCTGCTGGAACGGCTGCCCTCGCTGCCACCGGACAGCTTCATCCTGCTCATGAGCTTCAACCAGGATCGAGACGGAAACACCTATTCCTACGAAGAGAGCTGTAGAAAAATCGTGAACGTCAGCCCCGTGCCGGTCTTTTCTTTCTGGGACTTCTACCTGGGCTCGGGATCCGTAGGCGGAATGGTCACAAGCGGCCGTCACCAGGGATTGGCGGCGGGAAATCTGGCCCGGAACATCCTCGGCGGGCAAAAGGCCGAAGACCTGCCCATCATTACCAAAGGTCCCAATGCGTTCATTTTTGACGCCGATGCCATGAAAAAACATGGTCTGGACTTCAGTCTGCTCCCCAAGGGGGCCGCTCTCATCAATGATGACTCGGACTCATCCCGCTACACGCGCGCCGTGTGGACAATCACGGTCCTGATGCTGATCATCGCCATGCTGCTTTTCATCTTTGTCTTCGTTTACCGGTACCAGCACCGCAAACGCCGGGCTCTGGAACATTCCGTGCGCATAGATCCCCTGACCGGAGCGAGCACCAGAAGCGCCTTTGATTCGGAAATGCCGCACCGGCTCAAAATCGCTACGGAGAAAAATGAAAAATTCATGTTCTGCTACGTGGATGTGGACAAGCTCAAGCAGGTCAATGACACGTTCGGACATATCCATGGCGACACCTATTTGAAGGAAGTCGTCTCCATCATTCGCGCCTGCATCCGCGCCAGCGATGAAGTCTATCGTGTCGGCGGAGATGAGTTCGTGCTGATCTTTCCCGGATGCGGCCCGGAGGAGCTTCAGCGGATCTGGGGGCAGGTGCACGCCCATATCGACGCCCTCAACAACTCCGGCAAGATCCCTTACACCATGGGACTCACGCACGGATGCACGGTCTTCAATCCGCAAGAACCGCAGGATATCGCATCCCTGCTCAAAAAAGCCGACCAATCCATGTACCGGCGAAAGCAGCCCCACTCGTCCCAGCCCTGA
- a CDS encoding methyl-accepting chemotaxis protein — MSIRLGIRNRLLLLVGVMLVFIGAVVAFFVYQAENTKTQMIDRVGQIMTEDAQDKISILTQSMATGIAAATTSVTSHEERIGIIKTLINDIRYETDKSGYFFVFKDTVYQVMPPNAAREGIDAGESKDANNVFFVRELMNRAKDGGGFVHYVFDKPGKGVQPKVSYSTMIPGTDLWIGTGVYIDNIAEAQAKVAADLENAAERSLTIAMSFIGAGFAFLVLPLAIFLIRSIITPLQRMIGMLKDIAQGEGDLTARLKDTSGTETQELAEWFNKFVEQVHGIIREVAGNSAQVNQASTGLLNLATNLRGASSDMTAKSTNVAAATEEMSSNMNSVASAMEEFSINIGTVATASEEMTATIAEISQNASKAKDITGHAVGKATEASRRVDELGHAAREIDKVTETITAISSQTNLLALNATIEAARAGEAGRGFAVVANEIKELAMQTARATEEIRGKIQGIQGATGITVSEIQQVSQVINEVDIIVGTIAAAVEEQSVTTRDIADSVGQASQGVQEVNENVSQAESVTRDIAKEVASVNAASGDIAHSAEAVQTSSESLSALARDLNTMVGKFRI; from the coding sequence ATGAGCATACGTTTGGGAATTCGCAACAGGCTGCTTTTATTAGTCGGCGTGATGCTTGTCTTCATCGGCGCGGTGGTCGCTTTTTTTGTCTATCAAGCTGAAAACACAAAAACGCAGATGATCGACCGCGTGGGACAGATCATGACAGAGGACGCGCAGGACAAAATCAGTATCCTGACGCAGTCCATGGCGACCGGCATCGCCGCGGCCACCACGTCTGTGACGTCACACGAGGAGCGCATCGGCATCATCAAGACGTTGATCAACGACATTCGCTACGAGACCGACAAATCGGGTTATTTTTTCGTCTTCAAAGACACGGTATATCAGGTCATGCCACCCAATGCCGCCCGAGAAGGGATCGATGCCGGCGAAAGCAAGGATGCCAACAATGTCTTTTTCGTGCGGGAGCTGATGAACCGCGCCAAAGACGGAGGCGGCTTCGTGCACTATGTATTTGACAAGCCCGGCAAGGGCGTTCAGCCCAAGGTCAGCTATTCCACCATGATCCCCGGCACGGACCTGTGGATCGGCACCGGCGTCTATATCGACAACATCGCCGAGGCCCAGGCAAAAGTCGCAGCGGATCTGGAAAACGCGGCCGAGAGGTCCCTGACCATCGCCATGTCCTTTATCGGCGCGGGCTTCGCCTTTCTGGTTCTGCCCTTGGCCATCTTCCTCATCCGCTCCATCATCACCCCGCTGCAACGCATGATCGGGATGCTCAAAGACATTGCCCAGGGCGAAGGCGACCTCACCGCCCGCCTGAAAGACACCTCCGGCACCGAGACCCAGGAACTGGCCGAATGGTTCAACAAATTCGTGGAACAGGTGCACGGCATCATCCGCGAGGTGGCGGGCAATTCCGCGCAGGTCAACCAGGCCTCGACCGGACTGCTGAACCTGGCCACCAATCTGCGCGGGGCCTCCAGCGACATGACCGCCAAGTCCACCAACGTGGCCGCGGCCACGGAGGAGATGAGTTCCAACATGAACTCCGTGGCCTCGGCTATGGAAGAATTCTCCATTAATATCGGCACAGTGGCCACAGCATCCGAAGAAATGACCGCCACCATCGCCGAGATATCCCAGAACGCCAGCAAGGCCAAAGACATCACCGGGCACGCCGTGGGCAAGGCCACGGAGGCCTCGCGCCGGGTGGACGAACTGGGCCACGCTGCGCGGGAAATCGACAAGGTCACCGAGACCATCACCGCCATCTCCTCCCAGACCAACCTGCTGGCTTTGAACGCCACCATCGAGGCCGCCAGGGCCGGCGAGGCCGGACGCGGCTTTGCCGTTGTCGCCAACGAGATCAAGGAATTGGCCATGCAGACCGCCCGCGCCACCGAAGAAATCCGGGGCAAAATCCAGGGCATCCAGGGCGCGACCGGGATCACGGTGTCGGAAATTCAGCAGGTCAGTCAGGTCATCAATGAAGTGGACATAATCGTCGGGACCATTGCCGCCGCTGTCGAGGAGCAGTCCGTCACGACCCGCGACATAGCGGACAGCGTTGGCCAGGCTTCGCAAGGCGTACAGGAAGTGAATGAAAATGTGTCCCAGGCCGAATCCGTGACCCGCGACATCGCCAAGGAAGTAGCTTCCGTAAACGCCGCCTCCGGCGATATCGCGCATTCGGCCGAAGCGGTTCAGACCAGCTCCGAAAGTTTGAGCGCCCTGGCCCGCGACCTGAACACCATGGTCGGCAAATTCAGAATCTGA
- a CDS encoding methyl-accepting chemotaxis protein — translation MAIRFGIRNRLLFLVGIMLVFMGAVVAFFVYQASGTKEQMIDKVGQIMNADARDKIMVATSNMAASLGSAVNGMTSDTERIPLISKLINDIRFEEDKSGYFFVYQETTCQVLPTKKEVEGKDLGGNKDVNGLLYVQELRKQAHAGGGFVEYVFDKPGKGDQPKIAYSMMIPGTDMWIGTGVYIDNIAEAQAAVASDLTSAAAKSLTIAMSFIGAGFAFLVLPLTIFLIRSIITPLQRMIGMLKDIAQGEGDLTARLKDTSGTETQELAEWFNKFVEQVHGIIREVAGNSAQVNQASTGLLNLATNLRGASSDMTAKSTNVAAATEEMSSNMNSVASAMEEFSINIGTVATASEEMTATIAEISQNASKAKDITGHAVGKATEASRRVDELGHAAREIDKVTETITAISSQTNLLALNATIEAARAGEAGRGFAVVANEIKELAMQTARATEEIRGKIQGIQGATGVTVSEIQQVSQVINEVDSIVGTIAAAVEEQSVTTRDIADNVGQASLGVQEVNENVSQAETVTRDIAKEVASVNAASGDIAHSAEAVQASSENLSGLARDLNAMVGKFKI, via the coding sequence ATGGCTATTCGATTCGGAATCCGCAATCGTTTACTCTTTTTGGTCGGCATCATGCTTGTTTTCATGGGCGCGGTAGTGGCCTTTTTCGTCTACCAGGCCAGTGGAACCAAGGAGCAGATGATCGACAAGGTCGGACAGATCATGAACGCCGACGCGCGTGACAAGATCATGGTCGCCACCTCGAACATGGCGGCAAGCCTCGGTTCGGCCGTGAATGGAATGACAAGTGATACGGAACGAATCCCCCTTATCAGCAAACTCATCAACGACATCCGTTTCGAGGAGGACAAGTCCGGCTACTTCTTTGTCTATCAGGAGACGACATGCCAGGTTCTGCCGACCAAGAAAGAGGTCGAGGGCAAGGATCTCGGGGGGAACAAAGACGTGAACGGGCTCTTGTATGTGCAGGAATTGCGCAAGCAGGCCCATGCTGGAGGAGGGTTCGTCGAATACGTCTTCGACAAGCCCGGCAAAGGCGACCAGCCCAAAATCGCCTACTCGATGATGATCCCCGGCACGGACATGTGGATCGGCACCGGCGTCTACATCGACAATATCGCCGAAGCCCAGGCCGCGGTGGCATCCGATCTCACGAGCGCGGCCGCCAAGTCCCTGACCATAGCCATGTCCTTTATCGGCGCTGGTTTCGCCTTTCTGGTCCTGCCCCTGACCATCTTCCTGATCCGCTCCATCATCACTCCGCTGCAGCGCATGATCGGGATGCTTAAAGACATTGCCCAGGGCGAAGGCGACCTCACTGCCCGCCTCAAGGACACCTCCGGCACCGAGACCCAGGAACTGGCCGAATGGTTCAACAAATTCGTGGAACAGGTGCACGGCATCATCCGCGAGGTGGCGGGCAATTCCGCGCAGGTCAACCAGGCCTCGACCGGACTGCTGAACCTGGCCACCAATCTGCGCGGGGCCTCCAGCGACATGACCGCCAAGTCCACCAACGTGGCCGCGGCCACGGAGGAGATGAGTTCCAACATGAACTCCGTGGCCTCGGCCATGGAAGAATTCTCCATCAATATCGGGACAGTGGCCACAGCATCCGAAGAAATGACCGCCACCATCGCCGAGATATCCCAGAACGCCAGCAAGGCCAAAGACATCACCGGGCACGCCGTCGGCAAGGCCACGGAGGCCTCGCGCCGGGTGGACGAACTGGGCCACGCCGCGCGGGAAATCGACAAGGTCACCGAGACCATCACCGCCATCTCCTCCCAGACCAACCTGCTGGCCTTGAACGCCACCATCGAGGCAGCCAGGGCCGGCGAGGCCGGACGCGGATTTGCCGTTGTCGCCAACGAGATCAAGGAACTGGCCATGCAGACCGCCCGCGCCACCGAGGAAATCCGGGGCAAAATCCAGGGCATCCAGGGCGCAACCGGGGTCACTGTGTCGGAAATTCAGCAGGTCAGCCAGGTCATCAATGAAGTGGATTCCATCGTCGGGACCATTGCCGCCGCTGTTGAGGAGCAGTCCGTCACGACCCGCGACATAGCCGACAACGTCGGCCAGGCATCGCTGGGCGTGCAGGAAGTCAACGAGAATGTGTCCCAGGCCGAAACCGTAACCCGCGACATTGCCAAGGAAGTGGCCTCCGTGAACGCCGCCTCCGGCGATATCGCGCACTCGGCCGAAGCGGTCCAGGCCAGCTCCGAAAACCTGAGCGGACTGGCCCGCGACCTCAATGCCATGGTCGGCAAGTTTAAAATCTGA